One part of the Candidatus Reconcilbacillus cellulovorans genome encodes these proteins:
- a CDS encoding 3-phosphoshikimate 1-carboxyvinyltransferase gives MKAIIRPTPELAGDIRALPSKNYTTRYLLAAALAEGESVLIRPARSEDGEAMRRCLRELGADLREEGERLVVRGFGRNPRPVRELNAGNAGAVLRFLMAVAAFLPEVTFVNAYPESLGKRPHLDLIRALERMGVRVEHRDGRLPITVFGGRPKGGRIEVSGAVSSQYLSALLFVTPLLEEDSEIVVTGGLKSKVVVPQTLEVIGQAGVRIEASGDLLFYRVPGRQMYRPGVYEVQGDYPGSAAIMAAAAVTRSDVTIRGLPATSRQGERAAVDVLRKMGVAIEHEGDVVRVRGTGNLKGGEFDGDAFTDAVLALAAAAVFADGTTRFYNVENLRYKECDRITDFLAELRKAGADVEERRDEIIIHGRPKGVEGGAEIDAHYDHRVIMALSVVGLRSKNGLVIRDAQYVAKSYPEFFDHLRALGAAVELMED, from the coding sequence ATGAAGGCGATCATCCGGCCGACGCCCGAGCTTGCCGGCGACATTCGGGCGTTGCCGTCGAAAAATTATACGACGCGCTATCTTCTGGCCGCGGCGCTGGCCGAAGGCGAAAGCGTCCTCATCCGGCCGGCCCGGAGCGAAGACGGCGAGGCGATGCGCAGATGTCTGCGCGAACTCGGCGCCGACTTGCGGGAAGAAGGCGAACGGCTCGTCGTCCGCGGGTTCGGGCGCAATCCACGGCCGGTGCGCGAGCTGAACGCCGGCAACGCAGGGGCGGTGCTGCGCTTTTTGATGGCGGTGGCGGCGTTTTTGCCGGAGGTGACGTTCGTCAACGCTTATCCGGAGTCGCTTGGGAAGCGGCCGCATCTCGATTTGATTCGGGCGCTTGAGAGAATGGGCGTGCGCGTTGAACATCGCGACGGTAGGTTGCCGATCACCGTGTTCGGCGGACGGCCGAAAGGCGGGCGGATCGAAGTGTCGGGAGCGGTCAGCTCGCAGTATTTGAGCGCGCTGTTGTTTGTCACGCCGCTTTTGGAAGAAGACAGCGAAATCGTCGTCACCGGCGGGCTGAAGTCGAAGGTCGTCGTGCCGCAGACGCTGGAAGTGATCGGACAAGCCGGCGTCCGCATCGAAGCTTCCGGCGACCTGTTGTTCTATCGCGTGCCGGGGCGTCAGATGTACCGTCCGGGCGTTTACGAGGTGCAGGGCGATTATCCCGGCTCCGCGGCGATCATGGCCGCAGCCGCGGTGACGCGGTCGGACGTCACCATCCGCGGATTGCCGGCGACGAGCCGCCAGGGCGAACGCGCGGCGGTCGATGTGTTGCGGAAGATGGGTGTCGCAATCGAGCACGAAGGAGACGTCGTCCGCGTGCGGGGTACAGGGAACCTGAAAGGCGGCGAGTTCGACGGAGACGCGTTTACCGACGCCGTACTGGCGCTCGCGGCGGCAGCCGTGTTTGCGGATGGGACGACGCGCTTTTACAATGTGGAAAACCTTCGATATAAAGAGTGCGATCGCATTACCGATTTTTTGGCGGAACTGCGGAAAGCGGGGGCCGACGTCGAGGAACGCCGCGACGAGATCATCATTCACGGCCGGCCGAAAGGCGTCGAGGGTGGCGCCGAGATCGACGCCCATTACGACCATCGCGTCATTATGGCGCTGTCCGTCGTCGGCCTTCGGTCGAAAAACGGCCTCGTCATCCGCGATGCGCAGTACGTGGCGAAATCGTATCCGGAATTTTTCGACCATTTGCGTGCGCTCGGCGCGGCGGTGGAATTGATGGAAGATTGA
- a CDS encoding shikimate kinase: MSGEHIVLVGFMGTGKSTVGALLASRLGRPFVDTDRLVEETAGMSVSDIFERYGEAEFRRRESEALVRALAGEPAVVATGGGAVLSEANRRAMTGAGFVVALVADPEVLTARLGRGAGRPLLSGDVRERVFRLLEERRHAYDFADLRVDTSHLSPEQVARKILEVFWSRKGENRP; the protein is encoded by the coding sequence ATGTCGGGCGAACACATCGTTCTCGTCGGCTTTATGGGAACGGGCAAAAGTACGGTCGGCGCGCTTCTGGCTTCGCGGCTCGGGCGGCCGTTCGTCGATACCGATCGGCTTGTCGAGGAAACCGCAGGGATGTCGGTCTCCGACATTTTCGAGCGTTACGGGGAAGCGGAGTTTCGCCGCAGGGAATCGGAGGCGTTGGTGCGCGCGTTGGCGGGCGAACCGGCCGTCGTCGCCACCGGCGGCGGAGCGGTCTTGTCCGAGGCGAATCGCAGAGCGATGACGGGCGCAGGGTTCGTCGTCGCGCTCGTCGCCGATCCTGAAGTCTTGACGGCGCGGCTCGGCCGCGGCGCCGGTAGGCCGCTTCTGTCCGGCGACGTGCGCGAACGCGTCTTTCGGCTTCTGGAAGAGCGCCGTCACGCTTACGATTTTGCCGATTTACGCGTGGATACGTCGCATCTTTCTCCGGAGCAGGTGGCAAGAAAAATCTTGGAAGTCTTTTGGTCGAGAAAAGGGGAAAACCGTCCATGA